One genomic region from Streptomyces sp. NBC_00457 encodes:
- a CDS encoding flavin-containing monooxygenase has product MRACVVGAGPGGIVTAKVLLENGFDVTVFDKYQQVGGIWSAQGCYDGLANQSALRIFEFADLPNRLHFAGAVDTQRYLEDYAKTFGVLDRVRSGTEVISIRPVEGPGRAGASGWSVDSRPAGDKAADVHRETFDYVVVASGAHHHPRLPELPGRESFRGTVLHSNEVRAGTFAGRRVVVVGGGKSALDLITRAAREAASATIVQRKVNWMIPERLLLGLVGYKWILFTRFGEALLPRYHDPACVRPIDRIDERAKRALWWLITRDMLLSTGLYRLPRHLRPAHALPFHLAHAGVMPRGYARAVRRGLIAPKVSAVEAYTDKGLRLATGEEVAADVIVFATGHHKTFPFLDSSVRVHDSDGRLRLYRGIVPPGADRLGFVGFRQVFNNIMGVELTAHWLTRHFRATLRTTPGEQGMIEAIDARLAWQEQVLPGSGGYDFGPYDIHCADELLHDMGLPSRRAGNLLAEYLLPGGVAHRYAGLTRSVIGTG; this is encoded by the coding sequence ATGAGAGCGTGTGTGGTCGGGGCCGGCCCCGGGGGAATCGTCACCGCCAAGGTGCTGCTGGAGAACGGCTTCGACGTCACGGTCTTCGACAAGTACCAGCAGGTCGGCGGGATCTGGTCAGCGCAGGGCTGCTACGACGGGCTGGCCAACCAGTCCGCGCTCCGTATCTTCGAGTTCGCGGACCTGCCCAACCGCCTGCACTTCGCCGGCGCGGTGGACACGCAACGCTACCTGGAGGACTACGCCAAGACCTTCGGTGTACTGGACCGCGTCCGGTCCGGTACCGAGGTGATCTCCATCAGGCCGGTGGAGGGGCCCGGGCGGGCGGGCGCCTCCGGCTGGTCGGTCGACTCCCGGCCCGCCGGGGACAAGGCGGCGGACGTTCATCGCGAGACATTCGACTACGTCGTTGTCGCCAGCGGGGCTCATCATCATCCCCGACTGCCCGAGCTGCCCGGGCGTGAGTCGTTCCGTGGGACCGTGCTGCACTCCAACGAGGTGCGGGCCGGGACATTCGCGGGGCGGCGCGTCGTCGTCGTGGGCGGCGGCAAGTCCGCATTGGACCTGATCACCCGCGCCGCACGCGAGGCGGCCTCGGCCACGATCGTGCAGCGCAAGGTGAACTGGATGATCCCCGAGCGGCTCCTGCTCGGACTGGTCGGCTACAAGTGGATCCTGTTCACCCGGTTCGGCGAGGCGCTCCTGCCCCGCTACCACGATCCGGCCTGCGTCCGCCCGATCGACCGCATCGACGAGCGGGCCAAGCGGGCCCTGTGGTGGCTCATCACCCGCGACATGCTGCTTTCCACCGGGCTGTACCGGCTGCCGAGACATCTGCGGCCCGCTCACGCGCTCCCCTTCCACCTCGCCCACGCGGGAGTGATGCCACGCGGCTACGCGCGGGCCGTCCGCCGCGGCCTGATCGCCCCCAAGGTCAGTGCCGTCGAGGCGTACACCGACAAGGGGCTGCGACTGGCGACCGGCGAGGAAGTGGCGGCGGATGTCATCGTGTTCGCCACCGGGCATCACAAGACCTTCCCGTTCCTGGACTCGAGCGTGCGCGTGCACGATTCCGACGGGAGGCTGCGGCTCTACCGAGGCATCGTGCCACCCGGCGCCGACCGGCTGGGGTTCGTCGGTTTCCGGCAGGTCTTCAACAACATCATGGGCGTGGAACTCACCGCGCACTGGCTGACCCGTCATTTCCGGGCGACGCTGCGCACCACCCCGGGCGAGCAGGGGATGATCGAGGCCATCGACGCTCGCCTGGCCTGGCAGGAGCAGGTACTGCCAGGCTCCGGCGGCTACGACTTCGGCCCCTACGACATCCACTGCGCGGACGAACTCCTGCACGACATGGGGTTGCCATCCCGCCGCGCCGGCAACCTGCTGGCCGAATACCTGCTTCCCGGCGGAGTGGCACACCGCTACGCGGGCCTGACTCGATCGGTCATCGGTACCGGGTGA
- a CDS encoding HAD-IIA family hydrolase, with the protein MADRKPIESWLTDMDGVLIHEGVPIPGADAFLKKLRESGKPFLVLTNNSMYTPRDLHARLRRMGLEVPIESIWTSALATAQFLDDQRPGGSAYVIGEAGLTTALHDIGYILTDHEPDYVVLGETRTYSFEAMTKAVRLILGGARFICTNPDETGPSTEGPLPATGAVAALITQATGKKPYFAGKPNPLMMRTGLNAIGAHSETSAMIGDRMDTDVLAGMEAGMQTFLVLTGLTRPEQVEDFPYRPSKVVDSIADLVDRV; encoded by the coding sequence ATGGCAGACCGCAAGCCCATCGAGTCATGGCTCACCGACATGGACGGTGTGCTCATTCACGAGGGCGTTCCGATCCCCGGTGCCGACGCGTTCCTGAAGAAGCTGCGTGAGTCCGGGAAGCCCTTCCTGGTCCTCACCAACAACTCGATGTACACCCCGCGCGACCTGCACGCCCGGCTGCGCCGCATGGGCCTTGAGGTGCCGATCGAGTCCATCTGGACCTCGGCGCTGGCCACCGCACAGTTCCTGGACGACCAGCGGCCCGGCGGGTCCGCGTACGTCATCGGCGAGGCCGGCCTGACCACCGCGCTGCACGACATCGGCTACATCCTCACCGACCACGAGCCCGATTACGTCGTCCTCGGCGAGACCCGGACTTATTCGTTCGAGGCCATGACCAAGGCCGTACGGCTGATCCTGGGCGGTGCCCGCTTCATCTGCACCAACCCCGACGAGACCGGCCCCTCCACCGAGGGCCCGCTGCCCGCCACCGGCGCCGTCGCCGCGCTGATCACCCAGGCGACCGGAAAGAAGCCGTACTTCGCGGGCAAGCCGAACCCGCTGATGATGCGCACCGGGCTGAACGCGATCGGCGCGCACTCCGAGACCAGCGCGATGATCGGCGACCGCATGGACACGGACGTGCTGGCCGGCATGGAGGCCGGGATGCAGACCTTCCTGGTGCTCACCGGGCTGACACGGCCCGAGCAGGTCGAGGACTTTCCCTACCGGCCGTCGAAGGTCGTCGACTCCATCGCCGACCTCGTCGACCGGGTCTGA
- a CDS encoding class F sortase: protein MSERSSGTGRLTTGLVWAVLLLGLWLWGREVTDVRHGTATPTTGDMAAVGRPPDAELPPAARPLKAAMPQRIDIPDLGVQAPVVARGLDAHGAVDAPPLDQPGVVGWYAGGAKPGAAGTALMVGHADTETRPAVFHKISSLQPGATVRVIRDDGRIAEFTVDDIQVVTRDHFDAHQAYGPHHTGRPELRLITCGGTFDRQSRSYTANVIVSAYLTRTGS, encoded by the coding sequence ATGTCCGAGCGCTCCTCGGGTACCGGCCGCCTCACGACGGGGCTGGTCTGGGCGGTGCTGCTGCTCGGGCTGTGGCTGTGGGGGCGGGAGGTCACCGACGTACGGCACGGGACAGCCACACCCACCACCGGCGACATGGCGGCGGTCGGCCGCCCGCCGGACGCCGAACTGCCGCCCGCCGCCCGGCCGTTGAAGGCCGCGATGCCGCAGCGCATCGACATCCCCGACCTGGGAGTGCAGGCCCCCGTCGTGGCCCGCGGGCTCGACGCGCACGGCGCCGTCGACGCACCGCCCCTCGACCAGCCCGGAGTGGTCGGCTGGTACGCGGGGGGCGCGAAACCCGGCGCCGCGGGCACCGCGCTCATGGTCGGACACGCCGACACCGAGACCCGCCCCGCCGTCTTCCACAAGATCAGCTCTCTGCAGCCCGGCGCGACGGTCCGCGTCATCCGCGACGACGGCAGGATCGCCGAGTTCACCGTCGACGACATCCAGGTGGTGACCCGCGACCACTTCGACGCCCATCAGGCCTACGGCCCCCATCACACCGGCCGCCCCGAGCTACGGCTGATCACCTGCGGCGGCACCTTCGACCGACAGAGCCGCAGCTATACGGCAAACGTGATCGTGTCGGCGTACCTGACGAGGACAGGCTCCTGA
- a CDS encoding GAF and ANTAR domain-containing protein: protein MQHTGREIQLAQALVEAADTLTDAFEATRYLQVISDHCVELLAARAAGIMLIDGGRAVSLAGSSRQQEVALDLLEAQHGGGPCLDSYSSGQPVPPVSIRLAHADARWPDFTERALRHDVMATYAVPLRRRETLLGALNVFVPTPPEHDGRAGETELALAQALADAAAVGLQNHRAYVQYRTLAGQLQEALSSRVRIEQAKGMLAERWGTGADDAFAALRQYARRRRLPIDRVASAVIERVADDAELRGEGGESGGTVGGPA, encoded by the coding sequence ATGCAGCACACCGGCCGGGAGATACAGCTCGCTCAGGCTCTCGTGGAGGCGGCGGACACCCTCACCGACGCCTTCGAGGCCACGCGCTACTTACAGGTGATCTCGGACCACTGTGTAGAACTGCTGGCCGCGCGGGCGGCCGGGATCATGCTGATCGACGGCGGGCGGGCGGTGTCGCTGGCCGGGAGCAGCCGGCAGCAGGAGGTCGCCCTCGACCTGCTGGAGGCGCAGCACGGCGGCGGGCCCTGCCTGGACAGCTACAGCTCCGGGCAGCCGGTGCCGCCGGTGTCCATCCGGCTCGCCCACGCCGACGCCCGCTGGCCGGACTTCACCGAGCGGGCGCTGCGGCACGACGTCATGGCGACGTATGCGGTGCCGCTGCGCCGCCGCGAGACACTGCTCGGCGCGCTCAATGTGTTCGTGCCGACGCCCCCCGAGCACGACGGGCGTGCCGGTGAGACGGAACTGGCGCTGGCCCAGGCGCTGGCCGACGCCGCCGCCGTAGGACTGCAGAACCATCGCGCGTATGTGCAGTACCGCACGCTGGCCGGGCAGTTGCAGGAGGCCCTGTCCAGCCGGGTGCGGATCGAGCAGGCGAAGGGGATGCTGGCGGAGCGCTGGGGCACGGGGGCGGACGACGCGTTCGCGGCCCTGCGGCAGTACGCGCGCCGGCGCAGGCTTCCGATCGACCGGGTGGCGAGCGCTGTCATCGAACGGGTCGCGGATGACGCGGAGTTGCGCGGGGAGGGCGGGGAGAGCGGGGGAACGGTCGGTGGGCCCGCGTAG
- a CDS encoding glycoside hydrolase family 6 protein, which yields MYGNRGVRSLSAGTRASAVVLGAALLLAGCSSGDGDGGEETGDAGAKISQQPKETDPFWVNPEGNAATQVATYAKDGKQDEAEQIRKIAQQPTGEWLTPESAEQEARGFTEAAEKADRDALLVVYNIPHRDCGQFSGGGAADGNAYREFIDQVAKGIGDRSATVILEPDAILHLVDGCTPDEFHEERYDLLKGAVEKLKANKNTKVYLDAGNAGWGRPDQIFEPLQWAGIDKADGFSVNVSNFYTTEDSIAYGKELSAKVGNKPFIIDTSRNGNGPYTEGNPDERWCNPPGRALGETPTTKTADPLVDAYVWAKRPGESDGECKGGPKAGEWWPEYALSLAKASK from the coding sequence ATGTACGGCAACAGGGGGGTGAGGTCTTTGTCGGCCGGAACACGGGCGTCCGCAGTGGTGCTGGGGGCGGCGCTACTGCTCGCGGGGTGCTCTTCCGGGGACGGGGACGGCGGGGAGGAGACCGGCGACGCCGGTGCGAAGATCTCCCAACAGCCCAAGGAGACCGACCCGTTCTGGGTCAACCCGGAGGGAAACGCGGCCACGCAGGTCGCGACGTACGCGAAAGATGGCAAGCAGGACGAGGCCGAGCAGATCCGCAAGATCGCTCAGCAGCCGACGGGCGAGTGGCTCACTCCGGAGAGCGCCGAGCAGGAGGCGCGCGGCTTCACCGAGGCCGCCGAGAAGGCCGACCGCGATGCGCTGCTCGTCGTCTACAACATTCCGCACCGCGACTGCGGCCAGTTCTCCGGCGGCGGCGCCGCGGACGGCAACGCGTACCGGGAGTTCATCGACCAGGTCGCCAAGGGCATCGGCGACCGCTCCGCGACGGTGATCCTCGAACCGGACGCGATCCTGCACCTGGTCGACGGCTGCACCCCGGACGAGTTCCACGAGGAGCGCTACGACCTCCTCAAGGGCGCCGTCGAGAAGCTCAAGGCCAACAAGAACACCAAGGTCTACCTGGACGCCGGCAACGCCGGCTGGGGCCGGCCCGACCAAATCTTCGAACCCCTCCAGTGGGCGGGCATCGACAAGGCCGACGGTTTCTCCGTCAACGTCTCGAACTTCTACACCACCGAGGACTCCATCGCCTACGGCAAGGAGCTCTCCGCGAAGGTCGGCAACAAGCCCTTCATCATCGACACCAGCCGCAACGGCAACGGCCCCTACACCGAGGGCAACCCCGACGAACGCTGGTGCAACCCACCCGGCCGCGCCCTCGGCGAAACCCCCACCACCAAAACGGCGGACCCCCTCGTTGACGCCTACGTCTGGGCCAAGCGCCCCGGCGAATCGGACGGCGAGTGCAAGGGCGGCCCGAAGGCGGGCGAGTGGTGGCCGGAGTACGCACTGAGCCTGGCCAAAGCCAGCAAGTGA
- a CDS encoding kelch motif-containing protein, producing the protein MKDQAGRRRVRRLAIGTAVVLALAGMNGPWLYRVGTEKYHEYQINRPDYKADNGRWEIVDFPEEYRQNTIHAALLRTGKVLLVAGSGNNQDNFDAKKFDTRIWDPVKGTIKKVPTPSDLFCTGHTQLANGNLLIAGGTKRYEKLKGDVTKAGGLMIVHNENPDKPITLPAGTKFTGKENGKTFVSKDPVLVPRAKKVFDPATGAFLRNDPGLGRIYVEAQKKGRQYETGTQDNYRVQGLTGAAARNTYGIAQKLALDKKDFQGIRDAFEFDPVAEKYIKVDPMKEARWYPTLTTLSDGRILSVSGLDDIGQLVPGKNEIFDPATKKWTYTKKIRQFPTYPALFLMQNGKIFYSGANAGYGPDDVGRDPGVWDLDSNKFTKVPGLSDANMLETANSVLLPPAQDEKYMVIGGGGVGESKLSSEKTRLIDLKDANPAFTDGPSLEKGTRYPQASVLPDDTVLISGGSEDYRGRGDSNILEARMYDAESGEMRRVADPLVGRNYHSGSILLPDGRVMFFGSDSLYSDKANTKPGKFEQRIEIYTPPYLYRDAQPSLSGGPKTIERGGTGTFTSQHASTIKKVRLVRPSASTHVTDVDQRSIALDYKVSGDKITVTVPKNRNLVQAGWYMLFVTDDQGTPSKAQWVRVP; encoded by the coding sequence ATGAAAGACCAGGCCGGCCGCCGCCGTGTCCGTCGACTCGCGATAGGCACGGCGGTGGTTCTCGCGCTGGCCGGGATGAACGGGCCGTGGCTCTACCGCGTCGGGACCGAGAAATATCACGAGTACCAGATCAACAGACCCGACTACAAAGCCGACAACGGTCGCTGGGAGATCGTCGATTTCCCGGAGGAGTACCGGCAGAACACCATCCACGCGGCGCTGCTGCGCACCGGCAAGGTGCTGCTCGTCGCCGGGTCGGGCAACAACCAGGACAACTTCGACGCGAAGAAGTTCGACACCCGGATCTGGGACCCCGTCAAGGGCACCATCAAGAAGGTGCCGACGCCCAGCGACCTGTTCTGCACGGGCCACACCCAGCTCGCCAACGGCAATCTGCTGATCGCGGGCGGCACCAAGCGGTACGAGAAGCTCAAGGGTGACGTCACCAAGGCCGGCGGCCTGATGATCGTCCACAACGAGAACCCCGACAAGCCGATCACCCTGCCCGCGGGCACCAAGTTCACCGGCAAGGAGAACGGCAAGACGTTCGTCTCCAAGGACCCGGTGCTCGTGCCACGCGCGAAGAAGGTCTTCGACCCGGCGACCGGCGCGTTCCTGCGCAACGACCCCGGTCTCGGCCGCATCTACGTCGAGGCGCAGAAGAAGGGCAGGCAGTACGAGACCGGCACCCAGGACAACTACCGCGTCCAGGGCCTGACCGGCGCCGCCGCCCGCAACACCTACGGCATCGCGCAGAAGCTCGCGCTCGACAAGAAGGACTTCCAGGGCATCCGGGACGCCTTCGAGTTCGACCCGGTCGCCGAGAAGTACATCAAGGTCGACCCGATGAAGGAGGCCCGCTGGTACCCGACGCTCACCACCCTGAGCGACGGCAGGATCCTCAGCGTCTCCGGCCTCGACGACATCGGCCAGCTGGTCCCCGGCAAGAACGAGATCTTCGACCCGGCGACCAAGAAGTGGACGTACACGAAGAAGATCCGGCAGTTCCCGACGTATCCGGCGCTGTTCCTGATGCAGAACGGCAAGATCTTCTACTCGGGCGCGAACGCGGGATACGGACCGGACGACGTGGGGCGCGACCCCGGTGTCTGGGACCTGGACTCCAACAAGTTCACCAAGGTGCCCGGGCTGAGCGACGCGAACATGCTGGAGACCGCCAACAGCGTGCTGCTGCCGCCCGCGCAGGACGAGAAGTACATGGTGATCGGCGGCGGCGGGGTCGGCGAGTCCAAGCTGTCGAGCGAGAAGACCCGGCTGATCGACCTGAAGGACGCGAACCCGGCGTTCACGGACGGGCCGTCACTGGAGAAGGGCACACGGTATCCGCAGGCGTCCGTGCTGCCCGACGACACCGTGCTGATCTCCGGCGGCTCCGAGGACTACCGAGGGCGCGGCGACTCCAACATCCTCGAGGCGCGGATGTACGACGCCGAGAGCGGCGAGATGCGGCGCGTCGCCGACCCGCTGGTCGGCCGGAACTACCACTCCGGGTCGATTCTGCTGCCCGACGGCCGGGTGATGTTCTTCGGCTCCGACTCGCTGTACAGCGACAAGGCCAACACCAAGCCGGGCAAGTTCGAGCAGCGGATCGAGATCTACACGCCTCCGTATCTGTACCGGGACGCACAGCCGTCGCTGTCCGGCGGTCCGAAGACCATCGAGCGCGGCGGGACGGGGACGTTCACCTCGCAGCATGCGTCGACGATCAAGAAGGTGCGGTTGGTGCGGCCCAGCGCGTCGACGCACGTCACGGACGTCGATCAGCGGTCCATCGCGCTGGACTACAAGGTGTCCGGGGACAAGATCACGGTGACTGTGCCGAAGAATCGGAATCTGGTGCAGGCGGGGTGGTACATGCTGTTCGTCACGGATGATCAGGGGACGCCGAGTAAGGCGCAGTGGGTGCGGGTGCCGTAA
- a CDS encoding glycosyltransferase family 2 protein, producing MTSTPTGARQNYDPSQTTQLRVPSHRTGAFRRIKKTLPKYDYEHYSRLAGPLTQPDPNKPYRVQYRSLISQEPHRLRVALMLAAAPLLSLVLLAWLLQPVHWTERDYPAYDFLPTLDMVMLVSIGLIEFFRCMNVLSNAHATLVARDPIPVVPETGTRVAFLTSFVPGKEPLEMVTKTLEAAVKLRHRGLLHVWLLDEGDDPAVKEVCARLGVHHFSRKGVAKWNQAKGPHRAKTKHGNYNAWLDAYGDHYDFFASVDTDHVPLPNYLERMLGFFRDPDVGFVIGPQVYGNYDNFVTKAAESQQFLFHALIQRAGNRYGSPMFVGTSNAVRIRALKQIGGLYDSITEDMATGFEIHRHKNPVTGKKWRSVYTPDVLAVGEGPSAWTDFFTQQMRWSRGTYETILKQYWKGFYSLPPSKLFNYTMMIIFYPMSALNWILAAISCALFLGLGASGVNIDPTIWLMLYGNASALQIGLYVWNRRHNVSPHEPEGSGGVAGMVMSALSAPLYAKALIDSMLRKKSKFVVTPKGDSASPDRWFGTFRYHWYFILIFAGSIAAGFVYGHSHPAMIIWACFALLITATPIFAWRHMMRQEKKKPAAPNPPEPQPLPAPHAPQQKPSWAAAQQQQPQGGGNDQTMQIALGGLGGRKE from the coding sequence ATGACGTCGACGCCGACGGGCGCCCGGCAGAACTATGACCCGTCACAGACGACCCAGCTCAGGGTCCCGTCGCATCGCACCGGCGCCTTCCGCCGGATAAAGAAGACGCTGCCGAAGTACGACTACGAGCACTACAGCCGACTGGCGGGTCCCCTCACACAACCCGATCCGAACAAGCCCTACAGAGTGCAGTACCGCTCCTTGATCTCACAGGAGCCGCACCGGCTCAGAGTGGCCCTGATGCTGGCCGCCGCACCGCTGCTCTCGCTGGTGCTGCTCGCCTGGCTGCTCCAGCCCGTGCACTGGACCGAGCGCGACTATCCGGCGTACGACTTCCTGCCCACCCTCGACATGGTCATGCTCGTCTCGATCGGCCTGATCGAGTTCTTCCGCTGCATGAACGTGCTGTCGAACGCGCACGCCACGCTGGTCGCCCGCGACCCCATCCCGGTGGTGCCCGAGACCGGCACCCGAGTCGCCTTCCTGACCTCCTTCGTGCCCGGCAAGGAGCCGCTGGAGATGGTGACGAAGACCCTGGAGGCGGCCGTCAAGCTGCGCCACCGGGGCCTGCTGCATGTCTGGCTGCTCGACGAGGGCGACGACCCGGCGGTCAAGGAGGTCTGCGCCCGGCTCGGCGTGCACCACTTCAGCCGCAAGGGCGTCGCCAAGTGGAACCAGGCCAAGGGCCCGCACCGCGCCAAGACCAAGCACGGCAACTACAACGCCTGGCTGGACGCGTACGGCGACCACTACGACTTCTTCGCCTCCGTCGACACCGACCATGTGCCGCTGCCCAACTACCTGGAGCGGATGCTCGGCTTCTTCCGCGACCCGGACGTCGGCTTCGTCATCGGCCCGCAGGTCTACGGCAACTACGACAACTTCGTCACCAAGGCCGCCGAGTCCCAGCAGTTCCTCTTCCACGCCCTGATCCAGCGCGCCGGCAACCGCTACGGCTCGCCGATGTTCGTGGGCACCTCCAACGCCGTACGCATCAGGGCGCTGAAGCAGATCGGCGGGCTGTACGACTCGATCACCGAGGACATGGCGACCGGCTTCGAGATCCACCGGCACAAGAACCCCGTCACGGGCAAGAAGTGGCGCTCGGTCTACACGCCGGACGTGCTGGCCGTCGGTGAGGGCCCGAGCGCCTGGACGGACTTCTTCACCCAGCAGATGCGCTGGTCGCGCGGGACGTACGAGACGATCCTCAAGCAGTACTGGAAGGGCTTCTACTCGCTGCCGCCGAGCAAGCTCTTCAACTACACAATGATGATCATCTTCTACCCGATGTCGGCCCTGAACTGGATCCTCGCAGCGATCAGTTGTGCGCTGTTCCTGGGCCTGGGCGCCTCGGGTGTCAACATCGACCCGACGATCTGGCTGATGCTCTACGGCAACGCCTCCGCCCTGCAGATCGGCCTCTACGTCTGGAACCGCCGCCACAACGTCTCACCGCACGAGCCCGAGGGCTCCGGCGGCGTGGCCGGCATGGTGATGTCCGCGCTGTCGGCGCCGCTCTACGCCAAGGCGCTGATCGACTCGATGCTCCGCAAGAAGAGCAAGTTCGTGGTCACGCCCAAGGGCGACTCGGCCAGCCCGGACCGCTGGTTCGGGACCTTCCGGTACCACTGGTACTTCATCCTGATCTTCGCCGGCTCGATCGCCGCGGGCTTCGTGTACGGCCACTCCCACCCCGCGATGATCATCTGGGCCTGCTTCGCCCTGCTGATCACGGCCACGCCCATCTTCGCCTGGCGCCACATGATGCGGCAGGAGAAGAAGAAGCCCGCCGCGCCCAACCCGCCCGAGCCGCAGCCGCTGCCGGCGCCCCACGCCCCGCAGCAGAAGCCGAGTTGGGCCGCCGCGCAGCAGCAGCAGCCGCAGGGCGGCGGCAACGACCAGACCATGCAGATCGCCCTTGGTGGACTTGGGGGACGTAAGGAATGA
- a CDS encoding peptidoglycan-binding protein: protein MPAPAFEEFDPTGDCDCAGCVHWRRVLPHSATGHGSRHPAARRVLVVAAAALAAGQAAPALAAPHAAQRPDLPPDDEATSPQGGPAPLHGSAGRPRPAPGTVVPAITRAEIIKRAKKWVEAKVPYSMSRFWSDGYRQDCSGFVSMAWKLPGNEWTGSLGQYGVRVSKDDLLPGDMLLFHNPENPQNGSHVVIFGGWTDHTHTSYIAYESTRPHARKQTTPYAYWNNSDRYLAYRYKGLAAGTGTPGAEPSASAARPYPGAAYFGPGAHNKHVAELGRMLAARGAGRFYASGPGPRWTDADRRATRAFQRAQGWTGDDADGLPGPRTWALLVTGKGKDITTEAAAPAAPASHGVPGYPGRAMFRPGAANEYVTQLRRQLVRKGFGTHYTTGQGPRWSEADRRGVEAFQRSQGWRGGAADGYPGPETWRRLFALHLPGG from the coding sequence ATGCCGGCTCCGGCCTTCGAGGAATTCGATCCAACGGGGGATTGCGACTGCGCGGGATGTGTTCACTGGCGGCGGGTCCTGCCGCATTCCGCGACCGGTCACGGAAGCCGTCACCCGGCCGCCCGGCGGGTGCTGGTCGTGGCCGCCGCGGCGCTCGCCGCAGGGCAGGCGGCACCGGCGCTCGCCGCCCCGCACGCGGCCCAGCGGCCGGACCTTCCCCCGGATGACGAGGCCACGAGTCCCCAGGGCGGCCCGGCCCCGCTGCACGGTTCGGCCGGTCGGCCCAGGCCCGCGCCCGGGACCGTGGTGCCCGCGATCACCCGGGCGGAGATCATCAAGCGGGCCAAGAAATGGGTCGAGGCGAAGGTGCCGTACAGCATGAGCCGGTTCTGGTCCGACGGATACCGGCAGGACTGCTCGGGCTTCGTCTCGATGGCCTGGAAGCTGCCCGGCAACGAATGGACGGGCAGCCTCGGCCAGTACGGGGTGCGGGTGTCCAAGGACGATCTGCTGCCCGGCGACATGCTGCTGTTCCACAACCCGGAGAACCCGCAGAACGGCTCACACGTCGTCATCTTCGGCGGCTGGACCGATCACACGCACACCTCCTACATCGCCTACGAGTCCACCCGCCCGCACGCCCGCAAGCAGACCACCCCCTACGCCTACTGGAACAACTCCGACCGCTATCTCGCCTACCGCTACAAGGGGCTCGCGGCAGGCACGGGAACCCCGGGCGCCGAGCCGAGCGCGTCCGCCGCGCGGCCGTACCCGGGAGCGGCCTACTTCGGTCCCGGCGCCCACAACAAGCACGTCGCCGAACTGGGCCGGATGCTCGCCGCCCGCGGCGCCGGCCGGTTCTACGCCTCGGGTCCCGGCCCCCGCTGGACGGACGCCGACCGCAGGGCGACCCGGGCCTTCCAGCGTGCCCAGGGCTGGACCGGCGACGACGCGGACGGGCTGCCGGGGCCGCGGACCTGGGCGCTGCTGGTCACCGGCAAGGGCAAGGACATCACCACGGAGGCCGCCGCACCGGCCGCGCCCGCCTCGCACGGGGTGCCCGGCTATCCGGGGCGGGCCATGTTCCGGCCGGGCGCGGCCAACGAGTACGTCACCCAGCTCCGCCGGCAGCTGGTGAGGAAGGGATTCGGCACGCACTACACGACCGGTCAGGGTCCCCGCTGGAGCGAGGCGGACCGGCGCGGCGTCGAGGCCTTCCAGCGCTCCCAGGGCTGGCGGGGCGGCGCGGCGGACGGCTATCCGGGGCCGGAGACCTGGCGGCGGCTGTTCGCGCTGCATCTTCCCGGGGGCTGA